One Fusobacterium simiae genomic region harbors:
- a CDS encoding VOC family protein yields MNEKLKPMRMHHVGIVIPTMEKAEEFLDRWGLEIDYRGYVKAYKADLIFTKYGEHSSPIELIIPNEGSVLKEFNEGNGGIAHIAFEVDDVKAWRVHFENKGMKMLEKEAVEGTEDIIVNFLRPKYNDGILVELVQTVGPINHDFKKQ; encoded by the coding sequence ATGAATGAAAAATTAAAACCAATGAGAATGCACCATGTTGGAATCGTTATACCAACTATGGAAAAAGCTGAAGAATTTTTAGACCGCTGGGGTTTAGAAATTGATTATAGAGGCTATGTAAAAGCCTATAAGGCAGATTTAATTTTCACAAAATATGGAGAACACAGTAGCCCTATTGAACTTATTATACCAAATGAAGGAAGTGTTTTAAAGGAATTTAATGAAGGAAATGGTGGAATTGCACATATAGCTTTTGAAGTAGATGATGTTAAGGCTTGGAGAGTACATTTTGAAAATAAAGGAATGAAAATGTTAGAAAAGGAAGCTGTAGAAGGAACTGAGGATATTATTGTTAACTTTTTAAGACCTAAATATAATGATGGAATTTTAGTTGAATTGGTACAAACAGTTGGTCCCATCAATCATGATTTTAAAAAACAATAA
- a CDS encoding 2-hydroxyacyl-CoA dehydratase subunit D gives MSETINLNEMSAKQLLGYYQEKLDEEARQAKKEGKLVCWSASVAPPEFCVAMDIAMVYPETHAAGIGARKGSLDLLEVADEKGYSLDICSYARVNLGYMELLKQQALTGETPEKLANSPAAKVPLPDLVITCNNICNTLLKWYENLAKELNIPCIVIDVPFNHTMPITKHSKEYIAEQFKYAIQQLEEITGKKFDYDKFLEVQKQTQRSVEQWNRLATFTHYKPSPLNGFDLFNFMALIVCARSRDYAEITFKKFADELEENLKNEIYAFKGEEKTRITWEGIAVWPYLGHTFKSLKGLGSIMTGSAYPGLWNLSYTPGDMESMAEAYTRIYINTCLPNKVNVLSKIVTDGKCDGILFHLNRSCKLMSFLNVETAELLEKETGLPYVSFDGDQTDPRNFAPAQFDTRVQALNEMMEIDKE, from the coding sequence ATGTCAGAAACAATTAATTTGAATGAAATGTCAGCAAAACAGTTATTGGGATACTACCAAGAAAAATTAGACGAAGAAGCTAGACAAGCAAAAAAAGAAGGAAAATTAGTTTGTTGGTCAGCTTCTGTTGCTCCTCCAGAATTTTGTGTGGCTATGGATATTGCTATGGTTTATCCAGAAACTCATGCTGCAGGAATTGGAGCTAGAAAAGGTTCTCTTGATCTTTTAGAGGTTGCGGATGAAAAGGGATATTCTTTGGATATTTGTTCATATGCAAGAGTAAATCTTGGTTACATGGAATTGTTAAAACAACAAGCCTTAACAGGAGAAACACCAGAAAAACTTGCAAATTCTCCAGCAGCAAAAGTTCCTTTACCAGATTTAGTTATTACTTGTAATAATATCTGTAACACTCTATTAAAATGGTATGAAAATTTAGCCAAAGAACTAAATATCCCTTGTATTGTAATTGATGTTCCATTTAATCATACTATGCCAATTACAAAACATTCTAAGGAATATATTGCAGAACAATTTAAATATGCTATTCAACAATTAGAAGAAATTACAGGAAAAAAATTTGATTATGATAAATTTTTAGAAGTGCAAAAACAAACTCAGCGTTCAGTGGAACAATGGAATCGTTTGGCAACTTTCACTCATTATAAACCATCTCCTTTAAATGGATTTGATTTATTTAATTTTATGGCCTTAATTGTATGTGCTAGAAGTAGAGATTATGCAGAAATCACTTTTAAAAAATTTGCTGATGAACTAGAAGAAAATTTAAAAAATGAAATATATGCTTTTAAAGGAGAGGAAAAAACAAGAATTACTTGGGAAGGGATTGCAGTTTGGCCTTACCTTGGACATACATTTAAATCTTTAAAAGGTTTAGGAAGTATTATGACTGGTTCAGCATATCCAGGTCTTTGGAATTTGTCTTATACACCTGGAGACATGGAATCTATGGCAGAAGCATACACAAGAATCTATATTAATACTTGTTTACCAAATAAAGTTAATGTACTTTCTAAAATCGTTACAGATGGTAAATGTGATGGAATTTTATTCCATTTAAATAGAAGCTGTAAATTAATGAGTTTTTTAAACGTAGAAACCGCTGAGTTACTGGAAAAAGAAACTGGTCTACCTTATGTAAGTTTTGATGGAGATCAAACAGACCCAAGAAATTTTGCACCAGCTCAATTCGATACCAGAGTGCAAGCATTAAATGAAATGATGGAAATTGACAAGGAATAA
- a CDS encoding acyl-CoA dehydratase activase has product MYTIGVDIGSSSSKVVVLKNGTEIISQSVIQSGVGSNKAEILLEDNLKNSNLKRKDISFIVATGYGRLTFEEANKQISEISCHAKGIHFLLPDVRTIIDIGGQDAKAISLDVKGHVKQFFMNDKCAAGTGRFLTAMARALEVPLEEMGKYDSLSKNACTISSTCAVFAESEVISQLAKGNKIEDIIAGVHNSVASKILGLVCRTPMEEKFAICGGVAKNTGALRAIQESLKKKILVAPNPQLTGALGAAIFAYEEIKKLN; this is encoded by the coding sequence ATGTATACGATTGGAGTAGATATAGGTTCTTCATCTTCAAAAGTAGTGGTTTTAAAAAATGGTACAGAAATTATAAGTCAGTCAGTTATTCAATCAGGAGTTGGAAGTAATAAAGCAGAAATTCTTTTAGAAGATAATTTAAAAAATTCTAATTTAAAAAGAAAGGATATTAGTTTTATTGTAGCAACTGGTTATGGACGTTTAACTTTTGAAGAAGCAAATAAACAAATTAGTGAAATTAGTTGTCATGCTAAAGGAATTCATTTCTTATTACCAGATGTTCGGACTATTATCGATATAGGTGGACAAGATGCTAAGGCAATCAGTCTGGATGTAAAAGGTCATGTAAAACAATTTTTTATGAATGATAAATGTGCTGCTGGAACTGGACGTTTCCTAACTGCTATGGCTCGTGCATTAGAAGTTCCTTTGGAAGAAATGGGAAAATATGACAGTCTTTCTAAAAATGCTTGTACTATTAGTAGTACCTGTGCTGTCTTTGCAGAGTCTGAAGTAATTTCTCAATTAGCAAAAGGAAATAAAATAGAAGATATCATTGCAGGAGTACATAATTCAGTTGCAAGTAAAATACTTGGTCTAGTGTGTAGAACCCCTATGGAAGAAAAATTTGCAATTTGTGGAGGTGTTGCTAAAAATACTGGTGCTTTACGAGCGATACAAGAGTCACTAAAAAAAAAAATACTTGTTGCTCCAAATCCTCAATTAACAGGTGCTCTAGGAGCTGCAATTTTTGCTTATGAAGAGATAAAGAAATTAAATTAA
- a CDS encoding 2-hydroxyacyl-CoA dehydratase subunit D — MKERLEELIHIFEEIANNPKKMVEDYKKETGKEVIGVMPVYTPEEIIHAAGCLPIGLWGGKKEISKARAYLPPFACSIMQTVMELEIEGTYDILDAVLFSVPCDTLKCLSQKWKGKSPVIIFTHPQNRVIEGANIYLKREYETVKEELEKILGRNITNEDLKESIKIYNENRKTMREFVEIAAQYPQIIDPIIRHNIIKSRWFIRKEKHTAYVKELINELKKEPIIPWDGKKVILTGIMAEPKELLEIFKDEKIAIVGDDLAQESRQFRGDIPENGEDVLYNMTKWWQNLEGCSLATDTNKVRGEMLINMCESVKADAVIVCMMKFCDPEEFDYPIYHREFSEAGIKNISIEVDLEVSSFEQIRTRLQTFKDIL, encoded by the coding sequence ATGAAAGAAAGATTGGAAGAATTAATCCATATATTTGAAGAAATAGCAAATAATCCAAAAAAGATGGTAGAAGATTATAAAAAAGAGACTGGAAAGGAAGTAATAGGAGTAATGCCAGTATATACTCCAGAAGAAATTATCCATGCAGCTGGGTGTCTACCAATAGGCTTATGGGGTGGAAAAAAAGAAATTTCTAAAGCAAGAGCATATTTACCTCCATTTGCTTGTTCTATAATGCAGACAGTTATGGAATTAGAAATAGAAGGTACTTATGATATCTTGGATGCTGTGTTATTTTCAGTTCCTTGTGATACTTTAAAATGTTTAAGCCAAAAATGGAAAGGTAAGTCTCCTGTAATTATTTTTACACATCCTCAAAATAGAGTTATTGAAGGAGCAAATATTTATCTAAAGAGAGAGTATGAGACTGTAAAAGAAGAATTAGAAAAAATTTTAGGAAGAAATATAACAAATGAAGATTTAAAAGAAAGTATAAAAATTTACAATGAAAATAGAAAAACTATGAGAGAATTTGTGGAAATTGCAGCACAATATCCTCAAATAATTGACCCTATTATTAGACACAATATAATAAAATCTCGCTGGTTCATTAGAAAAGAAAAACATACAGCTTATGTAAAAGAGTTAATAAATGAATTAAAAAAAGAGCCTATTATTCCTTGGGATGGAAAAAAAGTTATATTGACTGGAATTATGGCAGAACCAAAAGAATTATTAGAAATTTTTAAAGATGAAAAAATTGCAATTGTTGGAGATGACTTAGCTCAGGAAAGTAGACAGTTTAGAGGTGATATTCCCGAAAATGGTGAAGATGTTCTATATAATATGACAAAATGGTGGCAAAATCTTGAAGGATGTTCATTGGCAACAGATACAAATAAAGTCAGAGGTGAAATGTTAATTAATATGTGTGAATCTGTAAAAGCCGATGCTGTTATTGTGTGTATGATGAAGTTCTGTGATCCAGAGGAATTTGATTACCCTATCTATCATAGAGAATTTTCAGAAGCTGGAATAAAAAATATTTCAATAGAAGTAGATTTAGAGGTTTCTTCATTTGAACAAATTAGAACAAGACTACAAACATTTAAAGATATTTTATAA